The following are encoded in a window of Schistocerca nitens isolate TAMUIC-IGC-003100 chromosome 9, iqSchNite1.1, whole genome shotgun sequence genomic DNA:
- the LOC126204289 gene encoding uncharacterized protein LOC126204289 yields MSAELQQFILLQSQQIQSLVDAIAKQAANSPPHKEQAQAAPPFRAFEASREEWQEYFAQLQAHMSVYKITDLVRGGFQPRLPTSLPPPGQQQQPSPLPRRQPVPLMPPAQLHPGAPQVVAPAPAVPLQSPPPSALMDVDPSAGPPSQAVAVQPVLQPLSLGTPKESDTAAPCPAPTQQSSTQRQETLPLFVGPDAPSRPVPEAAPVVTGVHPDLGFQSVFPEAPRSQCWGADRGLPPTTVSAPQLCINETLSAHFVRKNIGQLMLITVSMWHKQMSNIFHRLPHSTYYTGTGETYKQPVVISLTQRE; encoded by the exons atgtctgccgaattacaacagttcatcttgttacagagtcagcaaatacaaagtctggtggacgcaatcgccaaacaagcggctaattcaccaccacacaaggaacaagcacaggcagcaccgccttttcgtgcttttgaggcatcacgagaagaatggcaagaatatttcgcgcagttgcaggcgcacatgtcagtctacaaaatcacag atttggtccgcggcgggttccagccacgccttccgacttcgctgccgcccccagggcagcagcagcagccgtcgccgctaccacgccgacagcccgtcccgttgatgcctcccgcgcagcttcatccgggagcgccccaggtggtcgctccggcgcctgcggtccctcttcagtcgccaccgccttcggcgctgatggacgtcgacccctcagccgggccgccttcccaagcggtggctgtgcagcctgtcctgcagccgctttccttgggcacccccaaggagtctgacaccgcagcgccttgtccggcgcccactcagcagtcgtcgacgcagcgtcaggagacgctgcctctcttcgtgggtcctgacgccccgtcgcgtccagtaccagaagctgcgcccgtggtcacaggcgtgcaccctgacctcggttttcagtcggtgtttcccgaggccccgcgcagccaatgctggggtgcggaccggggactgccaccgacaacagtctccgccccg CAGCTTTGTATTAATGAAACATTATCTGCCCACTTTGTTAGGAAGAATATTGGTCAGCTCATGCTCATTACTGTATCAATGTGGCATAAACAGATGAGTAACATTTTCCACCGCCTACCTCACAGCACATATTACACTGGTACAGGTGAAACTTATAAACAACCTGTAGTTATTTCCCTTACTCAGAGGGAGTGA